The Thermoanaerobaculia bacterium DNA window TGATCGGGATCCGGACGCGCGGCGTCCCGCTCGCCGAGCGCCTCGCGCGCACGCTCGAGAAGAACGAGGGGATCCGGCCCGCGACGGGATCGCTCGACATCACGCTGTATCGCGACGACCTCTCGACGGTCGGCGCCCAGCCCCTCCTCCGGAAGACGGAGCTCACCTTCGACATCAAGCCTCGCGTCGTCATCCTCTGCGACGACGTGCTCTACACCGGACGCACGATCCGCGCGGCGCTCGACGGCCTGAGCGACTACGGCCGCGCGAAGGCGATCCGCCTGGCCGTGCTGATCGACCGCGGCCACCGCGAGCTGCCGATCGAGGCGAACTACGTCGGAAAACGGGTTCCCACCTCGTCGCGGGAACACATCCAGGTCCACTTCCAGGAGACCGACGGCATCGACGAAACCTGGATCATGGAGCGCGGGTGACGAAAGCGGGCCTCCGGTCGAAGGACCTGCTCGGGATCGAGCCGCTCGATCCCGAGGAGATCGGGTTGATCCTCGACACCGCCGAGTCGATGGCGGAGATCGGCCGGCGCGAGATCAAGAAGGTTCCGGCTCTCCGCGGGCGGATGGTCGTGAACCTGTTCTTCGAGGCCTCGACCCGCACCCGCTTCTCGTTCGAAACGGCGGAGAAGTGGCTGTCGGCCGACACCCTGAACTTCGCCGCGAAGGGAACGTCCGTCGAGAAGGGGGAGACGCTCCTCGACACCGCGAAGAACCTCGAGGCGATGTCCCCCGACTTCCTCGTCATCCGGCATTCCTCCCCGGGAGTCCCGCATTTCCTCGCGAGCCAGCTGAAGACGCGGGTGATCAACGCCGGAGACGGCGCGCACGAGCATCCCACGCAGGCGCTCCTCGACGCCCTGACGATCCGCCAGCGGAAGAAGAGCTTCGAGAACCTCAAGGTGGCGATCGTCGGAGACATCGCGCACTCGCGCGTCGTGCGGTCCAACGTCTGGTGCCTCACGAAGCTCAAGGCGAAGGTCACCCTCTGCGCCCCGCCGACGCTGATGCCGGTCGACATCGAATCGATGGGGGTCTCGGCGACGTCCGATTTCGAGGAGGCGCTCTCCGGGGCCGACGTCGTGATGATGCTCCGCGTCCAGATCGAGCGCGGCGGAAAGATGGCGTTTCCCTCCTCCCGCGAGTACTTCGCGAGATACGGCCTCACGCGCGAGCGCCTCGCGCTCGCCCGCCCCGACGCGATCGTGATGCATCCCGGACCGATGAACCGGGGCGTCGAGATCTCCTCCGAGATCGCCGACGACGCCGACCGCTCGGTGATCCTGTCGCAGGTCGCCAACGGCGTCGCGGTGCGGATGGCGGTCCTCTACCTCCTCGCCGGCGGGACGCCGCGGGCCTGGCAGGAGGGCGCGTGACCCGCCTCCTGCTGCGCGGCGGCCGCGTGGTGGATCCGGCCGCGCGGCGCGACGGCATCGCCGATCTCCTCGTCGAGAACGGCCGGTTGTCGCGGATCGGGGAGAGACTCGACGCCGCGAGCGCGGACGTCGTGGACGCCTCCGGGAAACTCGTGTTCCCGGGTTTCATCGATCTCCACGTCCACCTCAGGGAACCCGGCTTCGAGTACAAGGAATCGATCCTCTCGGGCGCGCAGGCCGCCGCCGCCGGCGGGTTTTCCGCGGTGTGCGCGATGGCGAACACCGACCCGGTGAACGACCATCGCACGGTGACGCGCTGGATCGCCGACCGGGCGCGGGAGGCCGGCTTCTCGCGCGTCTACCCGATCGGGGCGATCACGAAAGGAATGCGCGGCGAGGAACTCTCGGAATTCGGCGAAATGAAGGAGGCGGGAGCGGTCGCCGTCTCCGACGACGGCCGCTGGGTCGCGAACGGCTCCGTCATGCGGCGCGCGCTCGAGTACGCGACGCTCTTCGATCTCCCCGTCGCGACCCACGCCGAAGACGAGTCCCTTTCGGGGCGCGGGGCGATGAACGAAGGACGGGTCTCGACCCGGCTCGGCCTCTCGGCGCAGCCGGCGGAGGCCGAATCGATCGCCGTCGCGCGCGACCTCACGCTCTGCGAGCTCGCCGGGGGGCGCCTCCACGTCTGCCACGTCTCGACCGCGCGGTCGGTCGCGCTGATCCGGGAGGCGAAGGCGCGGGGCGTCCGGGTCACGTGCGAGGTCACGCCCCACCACCTCTTTCTGACGGACGAGGAGGTCGCGCGCTCGGGATTCTCGACCGCGACCAAGGTGAACCCGCCTCTCCGCGGAGAGCGGGACGTGGCGGCCCTCCACGAAGCGCTCCTCGACGGGACGATCGACGCGCTCGCGACCGACCACGCGCCGCACCATGCCGACGAGAAAGCCGTCGACTACGAGTCCGCGCCGTTCGGGCTGGTCGGACTCGAGACGGCGGCGTCGCTCTTCCACGACCGCCTGGTGCGCACGGGACGCGTTCCCGTCGCCCGGATGGTCGAGCTCTTCTCCGGCGGCCCGGCGCGGGCGTTCTCGCTTCCCGGCGGCGGTCTCGTCGAGGGGAAGGACGCCGATTTCACCGTGTTCGATCCGGCCGCCGAAGTCGAGGTCGATCCGCGGGCGTTCCGCTCCCGCGCGCGGAACACGCCGTTCGCCGGAGCGCGGCTCACCGGCGCCGTCGCGGCGACCTACGTCGCCGGAAGAGAGGTCTACCGGAGACCGTGAAACCACGGCCGAAACGAATCGTGATCGTCGACGATTCCGACGCGGCCTGCGCCATGTTCCGGGACATCCTGACGGAACGCTACGGCACGGGGGTCTCCGTCGAGACGTACGTCACTCCGTTGAACGCCCTCGCGAAGGTGGACGGCACGATCGATCTGCTCGTGGTCGATCTCGAGATGCCGCACGTCGACGGGAAGAAATTCCTCGAGTACGCGATCGAGCGCGGCGTCGCGCGGTCGAGGGTGATCGTCACGTCGGGACGCGACGCGGACGAGCTGCACACGATCTTTCCGGCCGGCGCATGCCTCGCGGTGATGAACAAGACGGAGCCGAAGCAGCGCGAGGCGTTCACGATGATCCTCGACTCGATCGTGAAACGATGAGCCGGAGCCGGCCGTTTGTCGTCTTCCTCGCGGCGGCCGCGGCGTCGTTCCCGGTCG harbors:
- the pyrR gene encoding bifunctional pyr operon transcriptional regulator/uracil phosphoribosyltransferase PyrR, producing IGIRTRGVPLAERLARTLEKNEGIRPATGSLDITLYRDDLSTVGAQPLLRKTELTFDIKPRVVILCDDVLYTGRTIRAALDGLSDYGRAKAIRLAVLIDRGHRELPIEANYVGKRVPTSSREHIQVHFQETDGIDETWIMERG
- a CDS encoding aspartate carbamoyltransferase catalytic subunit is translated as MTKAGLRSKDLLGIEPLDPEEIGLILDTAESMAEIGRREIKKVPALRGRMVVNLFFEASTRTRFSFETAEKWLSADTLNFAAKGTSVEKGETLLDTAKNLEAMSPDFLVIRHSSPGVPHFLASQLKTRVINAGDGAHEHPTQALLDALTIRQRKKSFENLKVAIVGDIAHSRVVRSNVWCLTKLKAKVTLCAPPTLMPVDIESMGVSATSDFEEALSGADVVMMLRVQIERGGKMAFPSSREYFARYGLTRERLALARPDAIVMHPGPMNRGVEISSEIADDADRSVILSQVANGVAVRMAVLYLLAGGTPRAWQEGA
- a CDS encoding dihydroorotase encodes the protein MTRLLLRGGRVVDPAARRDGIADLLVENGRLSRIGERLDAASADVVDASGKLVFPGFIDLHVHLREPGFEYKESILSGAQAAAAGGFSAVCAMANTDPVNDHRTVTRWIADRAREAGFSRVYPIGAITKGMRGEELSEFGEMKEAGAVAVSDDGRWVANGSVMRRALEYATLFDLPVATHAEDESLSGRGAMNEGRVSTRLGLSAQPAEAESIAVARDLTLCELAGGRLHVCHVSTARSVALIREAKARGVRVTCEVTPHHLFLTDEEVARSGFSTATKVNPPLRGERDVAALHEALLDGTIDALATDHAPHHADEKAVDYESAPFGLVGLETAASLFHDRLVRTGRVPVARMVELFSGGPARAFSLPGGGLVEGKDADFTVFDPAAEVEVDPRAFRSRARNTPFAGARLTGAVAATYVAGREVYRRP
- a CDS encoding response regulator, which produces MKPRPKRIVIVDDSDAACAMFRDILTERYGTGVSVETYVTPLNALAKVDGTIDLLVVDLEMPHVDGKKFLEYAIERGVARSRVIVTSGRDADELHTIFPAGACLAVMNKTEPKQREAFTMILDSIVKR